One genomic segment of Pagrus major chromosome 13, Pma_NU_1.0 includes these proteins:
- the h2ax1 gene encoding H2A.X variant histone family member 1, protein MSGRGKTGGKARAKAKSRSSRAGLQFPVGRVHRLLRKGNYAERVGAGAPVYLAAVLEYLTAEILELAGNAARDNKKTRIIPRHLQLAVRNDEELNKLLGGVTIAQGGVLPNIQAVLLPKKTEKPAKSK, encoded by the coding sequence ATGTCTGGTAGAGGGAAAACCGGAGGCAAAGCCCGAGCAAAGGCCAAATCCCGCTCCTCCCGGGCCGGACTCCAGTTCCCGGTGGGCCGAGTCCACAGGCTACTACGCAAGGGCAACTACGCGGAGCGCGTCGGCGCTGGAGCTCCGGTGTATCTGGCGGCCGTGCTGGAGTATCTGACCGCTGAGATTCTGGAGCTGGCAGGCAACGCAGCAAGGGACAACAAGAAGACCAGGATCATCCCCCGGCATCTCCAGCTGGCCGTGCGCAACGACGAGGAGCTCAACAAGCTGCTGGGAGGAGTGACCATCGCTCAGGGAGGAGTGCTACCCAACATCCAGGCTGTCCTCCTCCCTAAGAAGACGGAGAAACCAGCGAAGAGCAAGTAA
- the hist2h2l gene encoding histone H2B 3 encodes MPDPAKSVPAPKKGSKKAVTKTQKKGDKKRRKTRKESYAIYVYKVLKQVHPDTGISSKAMGIMNSFVNDIFERIAGEASRLAHYNKRSTITSREIQTAVRLLLPGELAKHAVSEGTKAVTKYTSSK; translated from the coding sequence ATGCCTGATCCTGCAAAATCAGTCCCTGCTCCTAAGAAAGGCTCAAAAAAGGCTGTGACCAAAACCCAGAAGAAAGGAGACAAAAAGCGCCGCAAGACCAGAAAAGAAAGCTATGCTATTTACGTGTACAAGGTACTAAAGCAGGTGCACCCCGACACGGGGATATCTTCCAAGGCTATGGGCATCATGAACTCGTTTGTCAACGACATCTTCGAGCGCATCGCTGGGGAAGCGTCTCGTCTGGCGCACTACAACAAGAGATCCACCATCACCTCGAGGGAGATTCAGACTGCTGTCCGCCTGCTGCTGCCCGGCGAGCTGGCCAAGCACGCCGTGTCCGAGGGCACTAAGGCTGTGACCAAGTACACCAGCTCCAAATAA